In Zalophus californianus isolate mZalCal1 chromosome 4, mZalCal1.pri.v2, whole genome shotgun sequence, the following proteins share a genomic window:
- the LRRC14 gene encoding leucine-rich repeat-containing protein 14 isoform X6, with protein sequence MDKKTVVLRELVHTWPFPLLSFQQLLQECAHCSRALLQERPSTESMQAVILGLTARLHTPETEAGTQPLCRKHALRVLDMTGLLDDGVEQDPGTMSMWDCTAAVARTCIAQQQGGTAEPGLAPIPVEVRVDLRVNRASYAFLREALRSSVGSPLRLCCRDLRAEDLPMRNTVALLQLLDAGCLRRVDLRFNNLGLRGLSVIIPHVARFQHLASLRLHYVHGDSRQPSVDGEDNFRYFLAQMGRFTCLRELSMGSSLLSGRLDQLLSTLQSPLESLELAFCALLPEDLRFLARSPHAVHLKKLDLSGNDLSGSQLEPFQGLLQAAAATLLHLELTECQLADTQLLATLPVLTRCSSLRYLGLYGNPLSMAGLKELLRDSVVQAELRTVVHPFPVDCYEGLPWPPPASVLLEASINEEKFARVEAELHQLLLASGRAHVLWTTDIYGRLAADYFSL encoded by the exons ATGGACAAGAAGACTGTTGTGCTTCGAGAGCTGGTGCACACGTGGCCCTTCCCACTGCTCAGCTTCCAGCAGCTGTTGCAGGAATGTGCCCACTGCAGCCGGGCCTTGCTGCAGGAGCGCCCCAGTACAGAAAGCATGCAGGCCGTGATCCTGGGGCTGACGGCCCGGCTCCACACCCCAGAGACAGAGGCTGGTACACAGCCTCTCTGCAG GAAGCATGCCCTGCGAGTGCTGGACATGACGGGCCTCCTGGACGATGGCGTGGAGcaggaccctggcaccatgaGCATGTGGGACTGCACAGCAGCGGTGGCCCGCACCTGCATAGCGCAGCAGCAGGGCGGGACTGCAGAGCCCGGGCTGGCCCCCATTCCTGTGGAGGTTCGTGTGGACCTGCGGGTGAACCGGGCCTCGTATGCGTTCCTGCGGGAGGCACTCCGAAGCAGCGTAGGTAGTCCGCTGCGGCTCTGCTGCCGGGACCTGCGGGCTGAGGACCTGCCCATGCGCAACACTGTGGCTTTGCTGCAGCTGCTGGATGCGGGCTGCTTGCGCCGTGTGGACCTGCGCTTTAACAACTTGGGTCTCCGTGGCCTGTCTGTTATCATCCCACATGTGGCCCGCTTCCAGCACCTGGCCAGTCTGCGGCTGCATTATGTGCACGGGGACTCCAGGCAGCCTTCTGTGGATGGTGAGGACAACTTCCGTTACTTCCTGGCCCAGATGGGCCGTTTCACTTGTCTGCGGGAGCTCAGCATGGGCTCCTCTCTCCTCTCGGGACGGTTGGACCAGCTGCTCAG CACTCTGCAGAGCCCCCTGGAGAGCCTGGAGCTGGCCTTCTGTGCCCTGCTGCCCGAGGATCTGCGCTTTCTGGCACGGAGCCCCCATGCTGTCCATCTCAAGAAGTTGGACCTTAGTGGCAATGACCTGTCTGGCAGCCAACTAGAGCCTTTCCAGGGTCTGCTCCAGGCAGCTGCGGCCACACTGCTGCACCTGGAGCTGACTGAGTGCCAGCTTGCTGATACCCAGCTGTTGGCCACGCTCCCTGTGCTGACGCGCTGCAGCAGCCTCCGCTACCTCGGCCTCTATGGCAACCCGCTGTCCATGGCGGGCCTCAAGGAGCTCCTCCGGGATTCAGTGGTGCAGGCTGAGCTACGCACAGTGGTGCACCCCTTCCCTGTGGACTGTTATGAAGGCCTGCCCTGGCCACCGCCTGCTTCTGTTCTGCTGGAGGCTTCCATCAACGAGGAGAAGTTTGCTCGTGTGGAGGCCGAGTTGCACCAGCTGCTACTAGCCTCGGGCCGTGCTCATGTGCTCTGGACCACAGACATTTATGGGCGCCTGGCTGCAGACTACTTCAGCCTATGA
- the LRRC14 gene encoding leucine-rich repeat-containing protein 14 isoform X1, whose translation MRWLPAWPSAMHTLVFLSTRQVLQCQPAACQALPLLPRELFPLLFKVAFMDKKTVVLRELVHTWPFPLLSFQQLLQECAHCSRALLQERPSTESMQAVILGLTARLHTPETEAGTQPLCRKHALRVLDMTGLLDDGVEQDPGTMSMWDCTAAVARTCIAQQQGGTAEPGLAPIPVEVRVDLRVNRASYAFLREALRSSVGSPLRLCCRDLRAEDLPMRNTVALLQLLDAGCLRRVDLRFNNLGLRGLSVIIPHVARFQHLASLRLHYVHGDSRQPSVDGEDNFRYFLAQMGRFTCLRELSMGSSLLSGRLDQLLSTLQSPLESLELAFCALLPEDLRFLARSPHAVHLKKLDLSGNDLSGSQLEPFQGLLQAAAATLLHLELTECQLADTQLLATLPVLTRCSSLRYLGLYGNPLSMAGLKELLRDSVVQAELRTVVHPFPVDCYEGLPWPPPASVLLEASINEEKFARVEAELHQLLLASGRAHVLWTTDIYGRLAADYFSL comes from the exons ATGAG GTGGCTTCCTGCCTGGCCCAGCGCCATGCACACGCTTGTGTTCCTGAGCACGCGGCAAGTGCTCCAGTGCCAGCCAGCTGcctgccaggccctgcccctgcTGCCTCGAGAGCTCTTCCCCCTGCTGTTCAAGGTGGCCTTCATGGACAAGAAGACTGTTGTGCTTCGAGAGCTGGTGCACACGTGGCCCTTCCCACTGCTCAGCTTCCAGCAGCTGTTGCAGGAATGTGCCCACTGCAGCCGGGCCTTGCTGCAGGAGCGCCCCAGTACAGAAAGCATGCAGGCCGTGATCCTGGGGCTGACGGCCCGGCTCCACACCCCAGAGACAGAGGCTGGTACACAGCCTCTCTGCAG GAAGCATGCCCTGCGAGTGCTGGACATGACGGGCCTCCTGGACGATGGCGTGGAGcaggaccctggcaccatgaGCATGTGGGACTGCACAGCAGCGGTGGCCCGCACCTGCATAGCGCAGCAGCAGGGCGGGACTGCAGAGCCCGGGCTGGCCCCCATTCCTGTGGAGGTTCGTGTGGACCTGCGGGTGAACCGGGCCTCGTATGCGTTCCTGCGGGAGGCACTCCGAAGCAGCGTAGGTAGTCCGCTGCGGCTCTGCTGCCGGGACCTGCGGGCTGAGGACCTGCCCATGCGCAACACTGTGGCTTTGCTGCAGCTGCTGGATGCGGGCTGCTTGCGCCGTGTGGACCTGCGCTTTAACAACTTGGGTCTCCGTGGCCTGTCTGTTATCATCCCACATGTGGCCCGCTTCCAGCACCTGGCCAGTCTGCGGCTGCATTATGTGCACGGGGACTCCAGGCAGCCTTCTGTGGATGGTGAGGACAACTTCCGTTACTTCCTGGCCCAGATGGGCCGTTTCACTTGTCTGCGGGAGCTCAGCATGGGCTCCTCTCTCCTCTCGGGACGGTTGGACCAGCTGCTCAG CACTCTGCAGAGCCCCCTGGAGAGCCTGGAGCTGGCCTTCTGTGCCCTGCTGCCCGAGGATCTGCGCTTTCTGGCACGGAGCCCCCATGCTGTCCATCTCAAGAAGTTGGACCTTAGTGGCAATGACCTGTCTGGCAGCCAACTAGAGCCTTTCCAGGGTCTGCTCCAGGCAGCTGCGGCCACACTGCTGCACCTGGAGCTGACTGAGTGCCAGCTTGCTGATACCCAGCTGTTGGCCACGCTCCCTGTGCTGACGCGCTGCAGCAGCCTCCGCTACCTCGGCCTCTATGGCAACCCGCTGTCCATGGCGGGCCTCAAGGAGCTCCTCCGGGATTCAGTGGTGCAGGCTGAGCTACGCACAGTGGTGCACCCCTTCCCTGTGGACTGTTATGAAGGCCTGCCCTGGCCACCGCCTGCTTCTGTTCTGCTGGAGGCTTCCATCAACGAGGAGAAGTTTGCTCGTGTGGAGGCCGAGTTGCACCAGCTGCTACTAGCCTCGGGCCGTGCTCATGTGCTCTGGACCACAGACATTTATGGGCGCCTGGCTGCAGACTACTTCAGCCTATGA
- the LRRC14 gene encoding leucine-rich repeat-containing protein 14 isoform X3, with translation MRSGRAGSLGPDCSPFPELIAQAVTLAWQGLDLSFLICFQGYDWEAVLRMRCLAQSGLHGQEDCCASRAGAHVALPTAQLPAAVAGMCPLQPGLAAGAPQYRKHAGRDPGADGPAPHPRDRGWYTASLQPTHAPRKHALRVLDMTGLLDDGVEQDPGTMSMWDCTAAVARTCIAQQQGGTAEPGLAPIPVEVRVDLRVNRASYAFLREALRSSVGSPLRLCCRDLRAEDLPMRNTVALLQLLDAGCLRRVDLRFNNLGLRGLSVIIPHVARFQHLASLRLHYVHGDSRQPSVDGEDNFRYFLAQMGRFTCLRELSMGSSLLSGRLDQLLSTLQSPLESLELAFCALLPEDLRFLARSPHAVHLKKLDLSGNDLSGSQLEPFQGLLQAAAATLLHLELTECQLADTQLLATLPVLTRCSSLRYLGLYGNPLSMAGLKELLRDSVVQAELRTVVHPFPVDCYEGLPWPPPASVLLEASINEEKFARVEAELHQLLLASGRAHVLWTTDIYGRLAADYFSL, from the exons ATGAGGTCCGGAAGAGCAGGGTCCCTGGGGCCAGACTGCTCCCCCTTCCCCGAGCTCATCGCCCAGGCTGTGACCTTGGCCTGGCAAGGCTTAGATCTTAGTTTTCTAATTTGTTTCCAGGGGTATGACTGGGAAGCAGTTTTGAGGATGAGGTGTTTGGCCCAAA GTGGCCTTCATGGACAAGAAGACTGTTGTGCTTCGAGAGCTGGTGCACACGTGGCCCTTCCCACTGCTCAGCTTCCAGCAGCTGTTGCAGGAATGTGCCCACTGCAGCCGGGCCTTGCTGCAGGAGCGCCCCAGTACAGAAAGCATGCAGGCCGTGATCCTGGGGCTGACGGCCCGGCTCCACACCCCAGAGACAGAGGCTGGTACACAGCCTCTCTGCAG CCTACCCATGCTCCCAGGAAGCATGCCCTGCGAGTGCTGGACATGACGGGCCTCCTGGACGATGGCGTGGAGcaggaccctggcaccatgaGCATGTGGGACTGCACAGCAGCGGTGGCCCGCACCTGCATAGCGCAGCAGCAGGGCGGGACTGCAGAGCCCGGGCTGGCCCCCATTCCTGTGGAGGTTCGTGTGGACCTGCGGGTGAACCGGGCCTCGTATGCGTTCCTGCGGGAGGCACTCCGAAGCAGCGTAGGTAGTCCGCTGCGGCTCTGCTGCCGGGACCTGCGGGCTGAGGACCTGCCCATGCGCAACACTGTGGCTTTGCTGCAGCTGCTGGATGCGGGCTGCTTGCGCCGTGTGGACCTGCGCTTTAACAACTTGGGTCTCCGTGGCCTGTCTGTTATCATCCCACATGTGGCCCGCTTCCAGCACCTGGCCAGTCTGCGGCTGCATTATGTGCACGGGGACTCCAGGCAGCCTTCTGTGGATGGTGAGGACAACTTCCGTTACTTCCTGGCCCAGATGGGCCGTTTCACTTGTCTGCGGGAGCTCAGCATGGGCTCCTCTCTCCTCTCGGGACGGTTGGACCAGCTGCTCAG CACTCTGCAGAGCCCCCTGGAGAGCCTGGAGCTGGCCTTCTGTGCCCTGCTGCCCGAGGATCTGCGCTTTCTGGCACGGAGCCCCCATGCTGTCCATCTCAAGAAGTTGGACCTTAGTGGCAATGACCTGTCTGGCAGCCAACTAGAGCCTTTCCAGGGTCTGCTCCAGGCAGCTGCGGCCACACTGCTGCACCTGGAGCTGACTGAGTGCCAGCTTGCTGATACCCAGCTGTTGGCCACGCTCCCTGTGCTGACGCGCTGCAGCAGCCTCCGCTACCTCGGCCTCTATGGCAACCCGCTGTCCATGGCGGGCCTCAAGGAGCTCCTCCGGGATTCAGTGGTGCAGGCTGAGCTACGCACAGTGGTGCACCCCTTCCCTGTGGACTGTTATGAAGGCCTGCCCTGGCCACCGCCTGCTTCTGTTCTGCTGGAGGCTTCCATCAACGAGGAGAAGTTTGCTCGTGTGGAGGCCGAGTTGCACCAGCTGCTACTAGCCTCGGGCCGTGCTCATGTGCTCTGGACCACAGACATTTATGGGCGCCTGGCTGCAGACTACTTCAGCCTATGA
- the LRRC14 gene encoding leucine-rich repeat-containing protein 14 isoform X7 has protein sequence MRWLPAWPSAMHTLVFLSTRQVLQCQPAACQALPLLPRELFPLLFKVAFMDKKTVVLRELVHTWPFPLLSFQQLLQECAHCSRALLQERPSTESMQAVILGLTARLHTPETEAGTQPLCRKHALRVLDMTGLLDDGVEQDPGTMSMWDCTAAVARTCIAQQQGGTAEPGLAPIPVEHLASLRLHYVHGDSRQPSVDGEDNFRYFLAQMGRFTCLRELSMGSSLLSGRLDQLLSTLQSPLESLELAFCALLPEDLRFLARSPHAVHLKKLDLSGNDLSGSQLEPFQGLLQAAAATLLHLELTECQLADTQLLATLPVLTRCSSLRYLGLYGNPLSMAGLKELLRDSVVQAELRTVVHPFPVDCYEGLPWPPPASVLLEASINEEKFARVEAELHQLLLASGRAHVLWTTDIYGRLAADYFSL, from the exons ATGAG GTGGCTTCCTGCCTGGCCCAGCGCCATGCACACGCTTGTGTTCCTGAGCACGCGGCAAGTGCTCCAGTGCCAGCCAGCTGcctgccaggccctgcccctgcTGCCTCGAGAGCTCTTCCCCCTGCTGTTCAAGGTGGCCTTCATGGACAAGAAGACTGTTGTGCTTCGAGAGCTGGTGCACACGTGGCCCTTCCCACTGCTCAGCTTCCAGCAGCTGTTGCAGGAATGTGCCCACTGCAGCCGGGCCTTGCTGCAGGAGCGCCCCAGTACAGAAAGCATGCAGGCCGTGATCCTGGGGCTGACGGCCCGGCTCCACACCCCAGAGACAGAGGCTGGTACACAGCCTCTCTGCAG GAAGCATGCCCTGCGAGTGCTGGACATGACGGGCCTCCTGGACGATGGCGTGGAGcaggaccctggcaccatgaGCATGTGGGACTGCACAGCAGCGGTGGCCCGCACCTGCATAGCGCAGCAGCAGGGCGGGACTGCAGAGCCCGGGCTGGCCCCCATTCCTGTGGAG CACCTGGCCAGTCTGCGGCTGCATTATGTGCACGGGGACTCCAGGCAGCCTTCTGTGGATGGTGAGGACAACTTCCGTTACTTCCTGGCCCAGATGGGCCGTTTCACTTGTCTGCGGGAGCTCAGCATGGGCTCCTCTCTCCTCTCGGGACGGTTGGACCAGCTGCTCAG CACTCTGCAGAGCCCCCTGGAGAGCCTGGAGCTGGCCTTCTGTGCCCTGCTGCCCGAGGATCTGCGCTTTCTGGCACGGAGCCCCCATGCTGTCCATCTCAAGAAGTTGGACCTTAGTGGCAATGACCTGTCTGGCAGCCAACTAGAGCCTTTCCAGGGTCTGCTCCAGGCAGCTGCGGCCACACTGCTGCACCTGGAGCTGACTGAGTGCCAGCTTGCTGATACCCAGCTGTTGGCCACGCTCCCTGTGCTGACGCGCTGCAGCAGCCTCCGCTACCTCGGCCTCTATGGCAACCCGCTGTCCATGGCGGGCCTCAAGGAGCTCCTCCGGGATTCAGTGGTGCAGGCTGAGCTACGCACAGTGGTGCACCCCTTCCCTGTGGACTGTTATGAAGGCCTGCCCTGGCCACCGCCTGCTTCTGTTCTGCTGGAGGCTTCCATCAACGAGGAGAAGTTTGCTCGTGTGGAGGCCGAGTTGCACCAGCTGCTACTAGCCTCGGGCCGTGCTCATGTGCTCTGGACCACAGACATTTATGGGCGCCTGGCTGCAGACTACTTCAGCCTATGA
- the LRRC14 gene encoding leucine-rich repeat-containing protein 14 isoform X2, giving the protein MHTLVFLSTRQVLQCQPAACQALPLLPRELFPLLFKVAFMDKKTVVLRELVHTWPFPLLSFQQLLQECAHCSRALLQERPSTESMQAVILGLTARLHTPETEAGTQPLCRKHALRVLDMTGLLDDGVEQDPGTMSMWDCTAAVARTCIAQQQGGTAEPGLAPIPVEVRVDLRVNRASYAFLREALRSSVGSPLRLCCRDLRAEDLPMRNTVALLQLLDAGCLRRVDLRFNNLGLRGLSVIIPHVARFQHLASLRLHYVHGDSRQPSVDGEDNFRYFLAQMGRFTCLRELSMGSSLLSGRLDQLLSTLQSPLESLELAFCALLPEDLRFLARSPHAVHLKKLDLSGNDLSGSQLEPFQGLLQAAAATLLHLELTECQLADTQLLATLPVLTRCSSLRYLGLYGNPLSMAGLKELLRDSVVQAELRTVVHPFPVDCYEGLPWPPPASVLLEASINEEKFARVEAELHQLLLASGRAHVLWTTDIYGRLAADYFSL; this is encoded by the exons ATGCACACGCTTGTGTTCCTGAGCACGCGGCAAGTGCTCCAGTGCCAGCCAGCTGcctgccaggccctgcccctgcTGCCTCGAGAGCTCTTCCCCCTGCTGTTCAAGGTGGCCTTCATGGACAAGAAGACTGTTGTGCTTCGAGAGCTGGTGCACACGTGGCCCTTCCCACTGCTCAGCTTCCAGCAGCTGTTGCAGGAATGTGCCCACTGCAGCCGGGCCTTGCTGCAGGAGCGCCCCAGTACAGAAAGCATGCAGGCCGTGATCCTGGGGCTGACGGCCCGGCTCCACACCCCAGAGACAGAGGCTGGTACACAGCCTCTCTGCAG GAAGCATGCCCTGCGAGTGCTGGACATGACGGGCCTCCTGGACGATGGCGTGGAGcaggaccctggcaccatgaGCATGTGGGACTGCACAGCAGCGGTGGCCCGCACCTGCATAGCGCAGCAGCAGGGCGGGACTGCAGAGCCCGGGCTGGCCCCCATTCCTGTGGAGGTTCGTGTGGACCTGCGGGTGAACCGGGCCTCGTATGCGTTCCTGCGGGAGGCACTCCGAAGCAGCGTAGGTAGTCCGCTGCGGCTCTGCTGCCGGGACCTGCGGGCTGAGGACCTGCCCATGCGCAACACTGTGGCTTTGCTGCAGCTGCTGGATGCGGGCTGCTTGCGCCGTGTGGACCTGCGCTTTAACAACTTGGGTCTCCGTGGCCTGTCTGTTATCATCCCACATGTGGCCCGCTTCCAGCACCTGGCCAGTCTGCGGCTGCATTATGTGCACGGGGACTCCAGGCAGCCTTCTGTGGATGGTGAGGACAACTTCCGTTACTTCCTGGCCCAGATGGGCCGTTTCACTTGTCTGCGGGAGCTCAGCATGGGCTCCTCTCTCCTCTCGGGACGGTTGGACCAGCTGCTCAG CACTCTGCAGAGCCCCCTGGAGAGCCTGGAGCTGGCCTTCTGTGCCCTGCTGCCCGAGGATCTGCGCTTTCTGGCACGGAGCCCCCATGCTGTCCATCTCAAGAAGTTGGACCTTAGTGGCAATGACCTGTCTGGCAGCCAACTAGAGCCTTTCCAGGGTCTGCTCCAGGCAGCTGCGGCCACACTGCTGCACCTGGAGCTGACTGAGTGCCAGCTTGCTGATACCCAGCTGTTGGCCACGCTCCCTGTGCTGACGCGCTGCAGCAGCCTCCGCTACCTCGGCCTCTATGGCAACCCGCTGTCCATGGCGGGCCTCAAGGAGCTCCTCCGGGATTCAGTGGTGCAGGCTGAGCTACGCACAGTGGTGCACCCCTTCCCTGTGGACTGTTATGAAGGCCTGCCCTGGCCACCGCCTGCTTCTGTTCTGCTGGAGGCTTCCATCAACGAGGAGAAGTTTGCTCGTGTGGAGGCCGAGTTGCACCAGCTGCTACTAGCCTCGGGCCGTGCTCATGTGCTCTGGACCACAGACATTTATGGGCGCCTGGCTGCAGACTACTTCAGCCTATGA
- the LRRC14 gene encoding leucine-rich repeat-containing protein 14 isoform X5: MRSGRAGSLGPDCSPFPELIAQAVTLAWQGLDLSFLICFQGYDWEAVLRMRCLAQSGLHGQEDCCASRAGAHVALPTAQLPAAVAGMCPLQPGLAAGAPQYRKHAGRDPGADGPAPHPRDRGWYTASLQHALRVLDMTGLLDDGVEQDPGTMSMWDCTAAVARTCIAQQQGGTAEPGLAPIPVEVRVDLRVNRASYAFLREALRSSVGSPLRLCCRDLRAEDLPMRNTVALLQLLDAGCLRRVDLRFNNLGLRGLSVIIPHVARFQHLASLRLHYVHGDSRQPSVDGEDNFRYFLAQMGRFTCLRELSMGSSLLSGRLDQLLSTLQSPLESLELAFCALLPEDLRFLARSPHAVHLKKLDLSGNDLSGSQLEPFQGLLQAAAATLLHLELTECQLADTQLLATLPVLTRCSSLRYLGLYGNPLSMAGLKELLRDSVVQAELRTVVHPFPVDCYEGLPWPPPASVLLEASINEEKFARVEAELHQLLLASGRAHVLWTTDIYGRLAADYFSL; this comes from the exons ATGAGGTCCGGAAGAGCAGGGTCCCTGGGGCCAGACTGCTCCCCCTTCCCCGAGCTCATCGCCCAGGCTGTGACCTTGGCCTGGCAAGGCTTAGATCTTAGTTTTCTAATTTGTTTCCAGGGGTATGACTGGGAAGCAGTTTTGAGGATGAGGTGTTTGGCCCAAA GTGGCCTTCATGGACAAGAAGACTGTTGTGCTTCGAGAGCTGGTGCACACGTGGCCCTTCCCACTGCTCAGCTTCCAGCAGCTGTTGCAGGAATGTGCCCACTGCAGCCGGGCCTTGCTGCAGGAGCGCCCCAGTACAGAAAGCATGCAGGCCGTGATCCTGGGGCTGACGGCCCGGCTCCACACCCCAGAGACAGAGGCTGGTACACAGCCTCTCTGCAG CATGCCCTGCGAGTGCTGGACATGACGGGCCTCCTGGACGATGGCGTGGAGcaggaccctggcaccatgaGCATGTGGGACTGCACAGCAGCGGTGGCCCGCACCTGCATAGCGCAGCAGCAGGGCGGGACTGCAGAGCCCGGGCTGGCCCCCATTCCTGTGGAGGTTCGTGTGGACCTGCGGGTGAACCGGGCCTCGTATGCGTTCCTGCGGGAGGCACTCCGAAGCAGCGTAGGTAGTCCGCTGCGGCTCTGCTGCCGGGACCTGCGGGCTGAGGACCTGCCCATGCGCAACACTGTGGCTTTGCTGCAGCTGCTGGATGCGGGCTGCTTGCGCCGTGTGGACCTGCGCTTTAACAACTTGGGTCTCCGTGGCCTGTCTGTTATCATCCCACATGTGGCCCGCTTCCAGCACCTGGCCAGTCTGCGGCTGCATTATGTGCACGGGGACTCCAGGCAGCCTTCTGTGGATGGTGAGGACAACTTCCGTTACTTCCTGGCCCAGATGGGCCGTTTCACTTGTCTGCGGGAGCTCAGCATGGGCTCCTCTCTCCTCTCGGGACGGTTGGACCAGCTGCTCAG CACTCTGCAGAGCCCCCTGGAGAGCCTGGAGCTGGCCTTCTGTGCCCTGCTGCCCGAGGATCTGCGCTTTCTGGCACGGAGCCCCCATGCTGTCCATCTCAAGAAGTTGGACCTTAGTGGCAATGACCTGTCTGGCAGCCAACTAGAGCCTTTCCAGGGTCTGCTCCAGGCAGCTGCGGCCACACTGCTGCACCTGGAGCTGACTGAGTGCCAGCTTGCTGATACCCAGCTGTTGGCCACGCTCCCTGTGCTGACGCGCTGCAGCAGCCTCCGCTACCTCGGCCTCTATGGCAACCCGCTGTCCATGGCGGGCCTCAAGGAGCTCCTCCGGGATTCAGTGGTGCAGGCTGAGCTACGCACAGTGGTGCACCCCTTCCCTGTGGACTGTTATGAAGGCCTGCCCTGGCCACCGCCTGCTTCTGTTCTGCTGGAGGCTTCCATCAACGAGGAGAAGTTTGCTCGTGTGGAGGCCGAGTTGCACCAGCTGCTACTAGCCTCGGGCCGTGCTCATGTGCTCTGGACCACAGACATTTATGGGCGCCTGGCTGCAGACTACTTCAGCCTATGA
- the LRRC14 gene encoding leucine-rich repeat-containing protein 14 isoform X4 — translation MRCLAQSGLHGQEDCCASRAGAHVALPTAQLPAAVAGMCPLQPGLAAGAPQYRKHAGRDPGADGPAPHPRDRGWYTASLQPTHAPRKHALRVLDMTGLLDDGVEQDPGTMSMWDCTAAVARTCIAQQQGGTAEPGLAPIPVEVRVDLRVNRASYAFLREALRSSVGSPLRLCCRDLRAEDLPMRNTVALLQLLDAGCLRRVDLRFNNLGLRGLSVIIPHVARFQHLASLRLHYVHGDSRQPSVDGEDNFRYFLAQMGRFTCLRELSMGSSLLSGRLDQLLSTLQSPLESLELAFCALLPEDLRFLARSPHAVHLKKLDLSGNDLSGSQLEPFQGLLQAAAATLLHLELTECQLADTQLLATLPVLTRCSSLRYLGLYGNPLSMAGLKELLRDSVVQAELRTVVHPFPVDCYEGLPWPPPASVLLEASINEEKFARVEAELHQLLLASGRAHVLWTTDIYGRLAADYFSL, via the exons ATGAGGTGTTTGGCCCAAA GTGGCCTTCATGGACAAGAAGACTGTTGTGCTTCGAGAGCTGGTGCACACGTGGCCCTTCCCACTGCTCAGCTTCCAGCAGCTGTTGCAGGAATGTGCCCACTGCAGCCGGGCCTTGCTGCAGGAGCGCCCCAGTACAGAAAGCATGCAGGCCGTGATCCTGGGGCTGACGGCCCGGCTCCACACCCCAGAGACAGAGGCTGGTACACAGCCTCTCTGCAG CCTACCCATGCTCCCAGGAAGCATGCCCTGCGAGTGCTGGACATGACGGGCCTCCTGGACGATGGCGTGGAGcaggaccctggcaccatgaGCATGTGGGACTGCACAGCAGCGGTGGCCCGCACCTGCATAGCGCAGCAGCAGGGCGGGACTGCAGAGCCCGGGCTGGCCCCCATTCCTGTGGAGGTTCGTGTGGACCTGCGGGTGAACCGGGCCTCGTATGCGTTCCTGCGGGAGGCACTCCGAAGCAGCGTAGGTAGTCCGCTGCGGCTCTGCTGCCGGGACCTGCGGGCTGAGGACCTGCCCATGCGCAACACTGTGGCTTTGCTGCAGCTGCTGGATGCGGGCTGCTTGCGCCGTGTGGACCTGCGCTTTAACAACTTGGGTCTCCGTGGCCTGTCTGTTATCATCCCACATGTGGCCCGCTTCCAGCACCTGGCCAGTCTGCGGCTGCATTATGTGCACGGGGACTCCAGGCAGCCTTCTGTGGATGGTGAGGACAACTTCCGTTACTTCCTGGCCCAGATGGGCCGTTTCACTTGTCTGCGGGAGCTCAGCATGGGCTCCTCTCTCCTCTCGGGACGGTTGGACCAGCTGCTCAG CACTCTGCAGAGCCCCCTGGAGAGCCTGGAGCTGGCCTTCTGTGCCCTGCTGCCCGAGGATCTGCGCTTTCTGGCACGGAGCCCCCATGCTGTCCATCTCAAGAAGTTGGACCTTAGTGGCAATGACCTGTCTGGCAGCCAACTAGAGCCTTTCCAGGGTCTGCTCCAGGCAGCTGCGGCCACACTGCTGCACCTGGAGCTGACTGAGTGCCAGCTTGCTGATACCCAGCTGTTGGCCACGCTCCCTGTGCTGACGCGCTGCAGCAGCCTCCGCTACCTCGGCCTCTATGGCAACCCGCTGTCCATGGCGGGCCTCAAGGAGCTCCTCCGGGATTCAGTGGTGCAGGCTGAGCTACGCACAGTGGTGCACCCCTTCCCTGTGGACTGTTATGAAGGCCTGCCCTGGCCACCGCCTGCTTCTGTTCTGCTGGAGGCTTCCATCAACGAGGAGAAGTTTGCTCGTGTGGAGGCCGAGTTGCACCAGCTGCTACTAGCCTCGGGCCGTGCTCATGTGCTCTGGACCACAGACATTTATGGGCGCCTGGCTGCAGACTACTTCAGCCTATGA